One window of Bos javanicus breed banteng chromosome 1, ARS-OSU_banteng_1.0, whole genome shotgun sequence genomic DNA carries:
- the LOC133254920 gene encoding keratin-associated protein 10-8-like: protein MASSTLSICSSDLSYDCPESCCEPTCCAPSCCAPAPRLTLLCAPVSCESSPCCQPACSSSCPALCCQQSSCQSSCCTSSPCQQACCEPICCRPVCCTPVCCRPQSSCQPSCCTSSPCQQACCEPVCCRPVCCRPVCCTPVCCTPICCKGSPCCRPSSSVSLLCRPVCRPACCVPTSSCQPSCCRLASSVSLLCRPACSRPACCVPTLALGPCC from the exons ATGGCATCCTCCACCCTGTCCATCTGCTCCAGCGACCTGAGCTATGACTGTCCAGAGAGCTGCTGCGAGCCCACCTGCTGTGCCCCCAGCTGCTGTGCCCCGGCCCCCCGCCTGACCCTCCTCTGCGCCCCAGTGAGCTGCGAGTCCAGCCCCTGCTGCCAGCCAGCCTGCAGCAGCTCTTGCCCAGCCTTGTGCTGCCAGCAGTCTAGCTGCCAGTCCTCCTGCTGCACTTCCTCCCCCTGCCAGCAGGCCTGTTGCGAGCCCATCTGCTGCAGGCCCGTCTGCTGCACACCTGTCTGCTGCAGGCCT CAGTCCAGCTGCCAGCCCTCCTGCTGcacctcctccccctgccagcAGGCCTGCTGTGAGCCCGTCTGCTGCAGGCCCGTCTGCTGCAGGCCCGTCTGCTGCACACCTGTCTGCTGCACACCCATCTGCTGTAAGGGTTCCCCCTGCTGCAGACCCTCCTCCTCCGTGTCCCTGCTCTGCCGCCCCGTGTGCCGCCCTGCCTGCTGTGTGCCCACCTCCTCTTGCCAGCCCAGCTGCTGCCGCCTAGCCTCCTCTGTGTCCCTCCTCTGCCGGCCTGCATGCTCCCGCCCGGCCTGCTGTGTCCCCACCTTGGCCCTGGGGCCCTGCTGCTGA